From Penicillium digitatum chromosome 5, complete sequence, one genomic window encodes:
- a CDS encoding Nucleoporin, putative, whose product MSLFGGNQPQANTSMFGNTTPKPSLFGTPATTQPSTSTSTLFGGQTQQPATTGTGATSAFGGSTFGASAAPQQPSGPMFGNLQKPQNTLGSTFGQPQQQQPASAFGSSLQKPQGSLFSGGQQQTQQAGGVLGGLGGLGSNTQQQTNAFGQQQSQFGQNTMTTPQPQQQQPSLSSSLWSPGRAITGVHRTVPMQVAIIKDKWDPPSQTSPFRAYLYNNVGEEAAPFYQPGPDDDESKWEEALRKRPGPGYVPVLVKGFWDLGKRAQRQRDFLTMMQSRLHEINNCLTGLLSKHDLNLSVKIADCRRKHIILSKRCLSLAAKTQILRNRGYAMDEAEEQLKKKLVELERAVFDPSLNGRAEEIWARMLAIHEHSKRLQVEMDRAGMNVTQAEDDIDEQTLKTAKKILDDYHSQIQHLQKELESIKNDFYEVEKAIEN is encoded by the exons ATGTCTCTCTTTGGTGGAAACCAACCTCAGGCCAACACGTCCATGTTCGGCAACACTACGCCGAAACCGTCTCTCTTTGGCACCCCGGCAACCACCCAGcccagcaccagcaccagtaCACTGTTCGGCGGGCAGACCCAACAGCCAGCAACAACAGGAACAGGTGCAACCAGTGCATTTGGTGGAAGTACGTTCGGCGCAAGTGCCGCACCCCAGCAGCCATCAGGACCGATGTTCGGAAATCTACAGAAGCCCCAGAATACCTTGGGCTCTACTTTTGGGCAGccgcagcagcaacagccaGCAAGCGCATTCGGCTCCTCGCTACAGAAACCGCAAGGTAGCCTCTTCTCCGGAGGCCAACAGCAAACACAACAAGCAGGGGGTGTATTAGGAGGACTCGGGGGTCTGGGTTCCAACACTCAACAACAAACAAATGCTTTCGGCCAGCAGCAATCACAATTCGGCCAGAACACGATGACGACTCCACAGCCccagcagcaacagcctTCTCTGTCCTCGAGCCTTTGGTCCCCCGGCCGTGCTATTACTGGGG TGCACCGAACTGTTCCTATGCAAGTAGCTATCATCAAAGATAAGTGGGATCCTCCCAGCCAAACCTCGCCATTTCGAGCCTATCTGTACAACAACGTCGGCGAGGAAGCTGCACCTTTCTACCAACCGGGTCCCGATGATGACGAGTCAAAATGGGAGGAGGCTTTGCGCAAGCGGCCGGGTCCAGGTTATGTCCCTGTGCTTGTAAAGGGCTTCTGGGACCTTGGTAAGCGCGCGCAACGACAAAGAGATTTCCTCACTATGATGCAGTCGCGTCTGCACGAGATCAACAATTGCTTGACCGGGCTTCTCTCGAAGCATGATCTCAACCTTTCCGTCAAGATCGCTGACTGCCGGCGGAAACACATTATTCTGAGCAAAAGATGCCTCTCCCTTGCCGCCAAGACGCAGATCCTTCGCAACAGAGGGTATGCCATGGATGAAGCAGAGGAACAGCTGAAGAAAAAGCTTGTTGAGTTGGAGCGTGCTGTTTTTGACCCGTCTCTCAATGGCCGCGCTGAGGAAATCTGGGCGCGTATGCTGGCCATCCACGAACACTCCAAGCGACTGCAAGTGGAAATGGATCGCGCCGGTATGAATGTGACACAAGCGGAGGATGACATTGATGAGCAGACTTTGAAGACAGCAAAGAAG ATTCTGGATGATTACCACTCTCAGATTCAGCATCTCCAGAAGGAGCTGGAGTCCATCAAGAACGACTTTTACGAGGTTGAGAAAGCGATTGAGAATTGA
- a CDS encoding Extracellular alpha-1,3-glucanase/mutanase, putative, with amino-acid sequence MVYNSENFTVYDWEINIAEAQRAHIDAFALNIAYNFPTNNRSLANAFTAANALDFQLLFSFDYVGNGAWPEGEVIGLLRKYGNNTAYYQHNGKPFVSTFEGSANATDWATIKKYTDCFFVPGWSALGAKEALAVAPGVPDGLFSWAAWPEGPDPINTYVDSTYMQWLKDTGELPYMMPVSPWFYTNLPGYGKNWIWNGDNLWYDRWQQVISLKPEFVEIISWNDYGESHYIGPLHEGAYATFEIGNASYNYAAGHPHDGWRDFLPFVIDVYKGARANVTTEGVTAWFRQAPGKACTNGGTMGNTETHGQKEFPPTDVLKDEVFFSALLRSAADVDVTVEIGGVVQDGKWKDKPHGPIGLYHGSVPFDGNTGDVVVKVSRRGETVAEMRGASISESCLDNIQNWNAWVGTNFANETISRHLPPSPAPTAVSAATALLALGRIPLTFVLVALVATMVAATATPVPLENLALKIPISEVSPLVYSTGTGESDPRSLYSYSTSYGLCPINGYTCTTTTHASVTPFVSIGATAVAYNRSWDLNWS; translated from the exons ATG GTATACAATTCGGAGAACTTCACCGTCTATGACTGGGAAATCAACATAGCAGAAGCGCAAAGGGCACACATCGATGCCTTTGCCCTAAACATCGCATACAACTTCCCAACAAACAACCGCTCCCTAGCGAACGCATTCACCGCTGCAAACGCCCTGGACTTCCAACTCCTCTTCTCATTTGATTACGTAGGCAACGGCGCCTGGCCAGAAGGCGAGGTAATCGGCCTACTCCGAAAATACGGAAACAACACAGCCTACTACCAGCATAACGGCAAACCCTTCGTCTCAACCTTCGAGGGCTCCGCCAACGCCACCGACTGGGCCACGATCAAAAAGTACACAGACTGCTTCTTCGTACCGGGGTGGTCAGCCCTAGGCGCAAAGGAAGCACTCGCCGTCGCCCCGGGCGTTCCAGACGGACTATTCTCCTGGGCTGCATGGCCCGAAGGCCCAGACCCGATCAACACCTACGTCGACTCGACCTACATGCAATGGCTCAAAGATACCGGCGAGCTGCCATACATGATGCCGGTCTCGCCATGGTTCTACACGAACCTGCCAGGCTACGGCAAGAATTGGATTTGGAACGGTGACAACCTGTGGTACGATCGGTGGCAGCAGGTGATATCTCTGAAGCCGGAGTTTGTGGAGATCATCTCGTGGAACGACTACGGTGAATCGCACTATATCGGCCCGCTGCATGAGGGGGCATACGCGACCTTCGAGATCGGTAATGCGAGCTACAACTATGCTGCTGGCCATCCCCATGACGGCTGGCGAGATTTCTTGCCTTTTGTCATCGATGTCTATAAGGGTGCCAGGGCGAATGTTACTACGGAGGGTGTCACTGCTTGGTTCCGCCAGGCGCCTGGGAAGGCTTGTACCAACGGTGGCACTATGGGTAATACAGAGACCCACGGGCAGAAGGAGTTCCCGCCTACAGACGTCTTGAAGGATGAGGTCTTCTTCTCTGCGCTTCTGCGGTCTGCTGCTGATGTGGATGTGACAGTGGAGATTGGCGGGGTTGTGCAGGATGGGAAGTGGAAAGATAAACCACATGGCCCAATCGGTCTTTATCATGGCAGTGTACCGTTCGATGGTAATACTGGAGACGTGGTGGTGAAGGTGTCTCGTCGGGGAGAGACGGTCGCCGAGATGCGGGGTGCATCGATCTCGGAATCGTGTCTGGATAACATCCAGAATTGGAATGCCTGGGTTGGCACGAACTTTGCTAATGAAACCATTTCCCGCCATCTGCCGCCTTCCCCGGCTCCGACTGCGGTTTCTGCGGCGACCGCTCTTTTGGCGCTTGGGAGGATTCCGTTGACGTTTGTTTTGGTGGCTTTGGTTGCGACTATGGTGGCTGCGACGGCGACGCCTGTTCCACTTGAGAACTTGGCTTTGAAGATTCCGATCTCGGAAGTTTCTCCATTGGTCTACAGTACTGGAACTGGTGAGAGTGACCCTAGAAGCCTATATAGCTACAGCACTAGCTACGGTTTGTGTCCAATCAATGGCTATACTTGCACAACGACAACACATGCCTCAGTTACGCCTTTCGTCTCAATCGGTGCTACAGCTGTCGCCTACAACAGATCTTGGGATTTAAACTGGTCTTGA
- a CDS encoding NADH dehydrogenase produces the protein MAQRDARFSQTVLVDTTPMPDHIPKVEEIGATSAPLLSAAYFIGDRCKAFNDDFMKCKAEANGRGEIDCLKEGRKVTRCAASVIKDINTHCLDQFKAHWECLDNNNHHLWECRRAEVQLNSCVFDKLGLKKTLPGAPENQVPVHLRPKQKYAQYPGPQW, from the exons ATGGCCCAAAGAGATGCTCG CTTCAGCCAGACTGTCCTGGTGGACACCACGCCCATGCCTGATCACATTCCCAAGGTAGAGGAAATCGGTGCCACATCTGCACCTCTGTTGAGTGCAGCCTACTTCATCGGAGACCGCTGCAAGGCCTTCAATGACGACTTCATGAAATGCAAGGCCGAGGCCAATGGCCGCGGGGAGATTGACTGCTTGAAGGAAGGCCGGAAGGTGACGCGATGTGCTGCTAGCGT CATCAAGGACATCAATACCCACTGCCTTGACCAGTTCAAGGCCCACTGGGAATGTCTTGACAACAACAACCACCACCTCTGGGAGTGCCGCAGAGCTGAGGTGCAGCTTAACTCCTGTGTCTTTGACAAATTG GGCTTGAAGAAGACCCTCCCTGGTGCTCCCGAGAACCAGGTTCCTGTTCACTTGCGCCCCAAGCAAAAATACGCCCAGTACCCCGGCCCCCAGTGGTAA
- a CDS encoding Acyl CoA binding protein, putative, whose translation MSDSVDRVFVHALNTVKRVPRTGTARPPAAERLALYGLYKQSMEGDVEGVMDRPIGNTSEVHAECEKWDAWYAQRKMSRTEAKRRYISTLIDTMHEYASQTPEARELVSELEFVWDQIKFNGSSSSDYSPLDTVGVPPLSHSACGSIGGRLTAQSEKDDRPDRRDRDSRLRVLSPVSQPEEEAYYRRRRGSIENDEDARHNEDEDEDDEEFEEARDSLYEERDQDDSDDPDHASSNSNTHTHTAVSSHHRPEHRRNPASGKSIDGSGNSLPPRRDSHPHPQSEPVKDSRWRRRVEQALTKMTAEIAAVREQMEARSVARRRRSGLFAWLQWLVWVSARQILFDIAILGMLLVWMRLRGDRRVEQRLQTGWAAVKAKLTLFKRLKTVDMPILP comes from the exons ATGTCGGACTCTGTAG ATCGAGTCTTTGTTCATGCCCTCAATACCGTAAAGAGGGTTCCCCGGACCGGTACTGCGCGACCTCCCGCTGCCGAGCGGTTAGCACTATATGGCTTGTATAAGCAGAGTATGG AGGGGGATGTGGAGGGAGTAATGGATCGACCGATTGGGAATACATCGGAGGTGCACGCGGAGTGCGAGAAATG GGATGCATGGTACGCGCAGCGCAAAATGTCGCGCACCGAAGCCAAACGACGATACATCTCGACTCTAATCGACACGATGCACGAATATGCCTCCCAAACCCCCGAAGCACGCGAGCTAGTCTCAGAACTTGAGTTCGTCTGGGACCAGATTAAGTTCAACGGCTCCTCGTCGTCCGATTACAGTCCACTGGATACAGTCGGCGTCCCGCCCTTATCGCACAGTGCGTGCGGAAGCATCGGGGGTCGATTGACGGCGCAATCGGAGAAGGATGATCGTCCCGATCGCCGAGATAGGGATTCACGGTTACGGGTTCTCAGTCCAGTAAGTCAACCGGAGGAGGAAGCATATTATCGACGGCGGAGGGGGTCTATAGAAAACGACGAGGATGCGCGCCATaatgaggatgaggatgaagatgacgaggagttTGAAGAGGCTCGTGATAGCTTATACGAAGAACGAGATCAAGACGACTCCGATGACCCGGACCATGCTAGCTCCAACTCCAACACCCATACACATACCGCCGTATCTTCACACCACCGTCCCGAACATCGACGCAATCCTGCATCTGGTAAAAGTATAGACGGCAGTGGGAACAGTCTCCCCCCTCGTCGAGATTCCCACCCCCATCCCCAGTCCGAGCCAGTGAAAGATAGTCGTTGGCGCCGTCGTGTCGAGCAGGCCTTGACGAAAATGACGGCGGAGATCGCTGCTGTGCGCGAGCAGATGGAGGCTCGATCTGTTGCACGGCGTCGTCGGTCTGGTCTGTTTGCGTGGCTGCAGTGGTTAGTCTGGGTTTCTGCCCGACAGATCTTATTTGATATTGCTATATTGGGTATGTTGCTTGTGTGGATGCGTTTGAGGGGAGATCGTCGGGTTGAGCAGCGGCTTCAGACTGGTTGGGCAGCTGTTAAGGCGAAACTCACCCTCTTTAAGCGGCTGAAGACGGTGGATATGCCTATCTTGCCATAA
- a CDS encoding GabA permease, putative — MQSSLDASADEALARMGYKSELPRNLSMLSILGLSFAIMAAPFGLSTTLYITLADGLSVTIIWGWVFVSLISIAIAASLAEICAVYPTAGGVYYWSAMLSTRRWAPLMSFIDGWLTLVGNWTVTLSIIFSGGQLILSAISIFDESFAANAWQTVLMFWAVMLFCALVNIFCSRYLDLINKVCIFWTAASVIIILVTLLTMADDRRDAEFVFAHYDASTSGWPAGWAFFVGLLQAAYTLTGYGMVAAMCEEVQNPHREVPKAIVLSVVAAGITGLMYLIPILFVMPNVQILREVASGQPIGLLFKTVTGSAGGGFGLLFLILGIMLFAGIGSLTAASRCTYAFARDGAIPGFKLWRRVNNKLDVPVWAIVLSAVVDCLLGLIYFGSTAAFNSFTGVATICLSTSYGLPILISLIRGRQDVKGSSFSLGRFGFAINCVTIVWIVLAVVLFCMPVTLPVTPESMNYASVVFAGFAGISIFWYFIYARKHFTGPPVSGDEARAATELMTGTPVDAEKPLETMKKSPIE; from the coding sequence ATGCAAAGCTCACTTGATGCCTCCGCCGACGAGGCATTGGCCCGTATGGGCTACAAGAGTGAATTACCACGAAACTTGAGCATGCTAAGCATCCTCGGCTTATCCTTTGCCATCATGGCAGCCCCCTTCGGACTCAGCACAACTCTTTACATCACCCTTGCCGACGGTCTATCCGTCACCATAATCTGGGGCTGGGTTTTTGTCTCCCTGATCTCAATCGCTATCGCCGCCTCTCTTGCCGAGATCTGTGCCGTATACCCTACGGCAGGAGGCGTGTACTATTGGAGCGCGATGCTCTCCACGCGCCGCTGGGCACCGTTGATGTCCTTTATCGACGGCTGGCTAACCCTTGTCGGCAATTGGACCGTCACACTAAGCATCATTTTCTCCGGCGGCCAGCTGATCCTCAGCgccatctccatcttcgaTGAATCCTTCGCTGCCAATGCGTGGCAGACCGTATTAATGTTCTGGGCAGTCATGCTCTTCTGCGCCCTAGTTAATATCTTCTGCTCGCGCTATCTTGATCTCATCAACAAAGTCTGCATCTTCTGGACAGCGGCTAGTGTTATCATCATCCTCGTGACGCTTTTGACAATGGCTGACGATCGTCGAGACGCTGAATTCGTCTTCGCCCATTATGACGCCTCCACGAGCGGCTGGCCCGCCGGATGGGCTTTCTTCGTGGGTTTGCTGCAGGCAGCATACACCTTAACGGGCTACGGAATGGTCGCTGCCATGTGCGAAGAGGTGCAGAACCCACACCGCGAGGTACCCAAGGCAATCGTGCTCTCCGTGGTAGCTGCTGGTATCACCGGCCTGATGTACCTGATCCCGATTCTGTTTGTGATGCCTAACGTGCAGATTCTACGCGAGGTTGCTAGCGGCCAGCCGATCGGCCTTCTCTTCAAGACAGTGACGGGCTCAGCGGGCGGTGGCTTCGGCTTGCTCTTCCTTATTCTGGGCATCATGCTGTTCGCTGGCATAGGATCCCTCACAGCTGCCAGTCGCTGCACATATGCATTTGCACGTGACGGTGCCATTCCGGGCTTCAAGCTCTGGCGTCGGGTGAACAATAAACTGGATGTGCCTGTGTGGGCTATTGTACTCTCGGCAGTCGTTGATTGTTTGCTGGGATTGATCTATTTTGGCTCCACGGCTGCATTCAACTCCTTCACCGGCGTGGCTACTATCTGCCTGTCGACCTCGTACGGTCTTCcaattttgatttctttgatCCGAGGCCGTCAAGATGTGAAAGGCTCCTCGTTCTCCCTCGGTCGCTTTGGATTTGCCATCAACTGCGTTACTATTGTGTGGATCGTTCTAGCTGTCGTGCTCTTCTGCATGCCTGTTACCTTGCCTGTTACCCCGGAATCTATGAACTACGCCAGCGTGGTCTTTGCTGGATTCGCTGGTATTAGTATCTTTTGGTACTTTATCTATGCACGTAAGCACTTTACCGGGCCTCCTGTCAGCGGTGATGAGGCGCGCGCGGCTACAGAGCTCATGACGGGCACGCCGGTGGATGCGGAGAAACCCTTGGAGACGATGAAGAAGTCGCCGATCGAGTAG
- a CDS encoding Jumonji family transcription factor, putative encodes MMATALDQSQCDLLAGDPIVESVSITPPQSANGKKEAPEGVPSELSDLELDHRSAPAPDTSKIKQEEVEEKVEEIEEIEPDHYYGGGKVPVFKPTMDQFRDFQGFINKINKYGMQTGIVKVIPPKEWSESLPPLDEAVKKIRVKNPIMQEFHGSHGTYTQANIERQRSYNLPQWKGLCEESSHQPPARRGERRRNQERVNRAAPTPRPPSARPEGQKRRPGRPPKRANQAKVREEHPADDAEKSRLEGPPTPVSPETNPVEPKTEDLSEGESLPTSKPKGRQPKSVTSRRKNNRGDAIDQVDEEAYTGFDYRIHDHEEYTAERCEELETNYWKSLMYNNPMYGADMPGSLFEDSTETWNVAKLPNLLDVLGQKVPGVNTAYLYMGMWKATFAWHLEDVDLYSINYIHFGAPKQWYSISQEDAPRFEQVMRSIWSSDAKNCDQFLRHKTYLVSPSLLKSQYGITVNRLVHYEGEFVITFPYGYHSGYNIGYNCAESVNFATEQWLDYARIAKKCNCEADSVWIDVDEIERKLRGESTPEYYGEFESEFDGFEGASDLLTPPRSVPEKTSTRGRKRKNPDDGPNTKRPKLHPEGPRKLPCLLCPNNLDYEDLLPTEDGKGHAHRRCAAFIEETTILRDATGTEVVCDIDKIPKARLGLKCLFCREVRGACFQCNFGKCTRAYHATCALLAGVQVEHGAIAVIADDGTQYSIPSVDLKCKFHRQKRPNGVLGESSDVDRRVIESARRLVQGNLIQFQADKEINGAIVLENRPSERSLLLKVLPRGDVIEMPYRWMLVVRKSNFTPLALGIQPLPAHLARKPEQRKELESAVPAAGSAFGDSRSPYQWAEFETVDGTRNQFAPLRTVNLQGEQMWYYLGMQSTESRAQYTHNPSVSVHNPRANFLDSVKSVGMGVSARASKISPHQFHYAATAPAPLYQRNLTQSQNQQIIYSSNANPPHLQSRPPSSALQPLAPPPPPPFVPVAGAAAGAPAMPSAFRTLPQSARHAPYLSAVKSHAQQQHHLPSTNTFANVRELIARRRLAQITDHANVFAGYTIVSPELVVETLLGPMGSIPPANGLEKLELAMAQQRVQPRAADGTLLPPQTLNMRSEEVTRLLQMLRFSLVSHRERLDVIQKKELEGIKQETVDRGSVAAAKMPGKYAYLDQQRSLAPNVYHSPYNMPSGLSEYAKATYGLVPAADDPPKPSLANDYFNHLPREYQETILKACGSFVQRAIQRSTSHSRQSSSSNLRLSAALAQQTENPTIDITPVEDPPLLSGLDMPLHADSPCSSFGRSHLRFQSPNEFPIHGPDPHPDHHDLFGDQQLNTRFWQNGPWVGGDGNTPNDENRPFFGPHIFGPHERLKHDYASSDISLGKGPGSLHSVDMAGFGPDLNDDLGLSP; translated from the exons ATGATGGCGACAGCACTCGATCAGTCGCAGTGCGACTTGCTTGCAGGCGATCCCATCGTCGAATCCGTTTCCATCACTCCTCCGCAGAGTGCCAACGGCAAGAAGGAAGCGCCCGAAGGCGTGCCCTCTGAGCTGTCTGATCTCGAGCTTGACCACAGATCTGCCCCGGCACCCGATACAAGCAAGATCAAGCAGGAGGAAGTGGAGGAGAAGGtcgaggaaattgaagaaattgAGCCCGATCATTACTATGGCGGCGGCAAAGTTCCTGTTTTCAAGCCG ACAATGGACCAATTCCGAGACTTCCAAGGCTTCATCAACAAAATCAATAAATACGGAATGCAGACGGGCATCGTGAAAGTTATTCCCCCGAAAGAATG GTCTGAGTCTCTTCCACCACTGGACGAGGCAGTCAAGAAAATTCGAGTGAAAAACCCCATCATGCAAGAGTTTCATGGATCCCACGGTACATACACCCAAGCCAACATCGAACGTCAACGCTCGTACAATCTTCCTCAGTGGAAGGGCCTTTGTGAAGAAAGCAGCCACCAACCCCCCGCTCGCCGAGGAGAGAGACGCCGAAACCAAGAACGCGTGAACCGTGCGGCTCCGACACCGCGGCCCCCGTCTGCCCGCCCCGAGGGTCAGAAGCGCCGGCCTGGCCGCCCTCCTAAGCGGGCAAATCAGGCCAAGGTCAGAGAGGAGCACCCTGCAGATGATGCCGAAAAGTCCAGATTGGAAGGCCCTCCGACGCCCGTATCACCGGAAACTAACCCTGTGGAGCCCAAGACCGAGGACTTAAGTGAAGGCGAATCCCTTCCTACCTCAAAACCAAAGGGACGACAGCCCAAGTCCGTAACCTCACGCCGAAAGAATAACCGCGGCGATGCTATCGACCAAGTTGACGAGGAGGCGTACACGGGATTTGATTACCGGATCCACGATCACGAAGAATACACCGCAGAAAGATGCGAGGAGCTTGAGACTAATTACTGGAAGTCGCTCATGTACAACAACCCGATGTACGGTGCTGACATGCCCGGTTCGCTCTTCGAGGACTCTACCGAGACCTGGAATGTCGCCAAGCTGCCGAATCTTCTCGATGTGCTCGGACAGAAGGTTCCTGGGGTCAACACTGCATATCTCTACATGGGCATGTGGAAGGCTACCTTCGCTTGGCATCTTGAGGATGTAGATCTGTACAGCATCAACTACATCCACTTCGGTGCCCCCAAGCAGTGGTACAGCATCTCTCAGGAAGATGCACCTCGCTTTGAACAGGTCATGCGCAGCATCTGGTCTAGTGATGCGAAGAATTGCGATCAATTCCTTCGCCATAAAACATATCTCGTCTCGCCTAGCCTTCTGAAATCGCAGTATGGGATCACCGTTAATCGATTGGTTCATTACGAAGGGGAGTTTGTCATCACATTCCCTTACGGGTACCACTCTGGGTATAATATCGGATATAATTGTGCCGAGTCAGTCAATTTCGCGACAGAGCAATGGTTAGACTATGCTCGCATCGCTAAGAAGTGCAACTGCGAAGCAGACAGTGTCTGGATCGATGTGGACGAGATCGAGCGCAAGCTGCGTGGCGAGAGCACACCCGAGTACTATGGTGAATTCGAAAGCGAGTTCGATGGATTCGAAGGTGCTTCAGATCTTCTTACACCGCCCCGTAGTGTGCCTGAGAAGACGTCCACTCGTGGCCGAAAGAGGAAGAACCCCGATGACGGGCCGAACACGAAACGACCCAAGCTCCATCCCGAAGGGCCAAGAAAGCTCCCATGTTTGCTATGCCCTAACAATCTGGACTATGAGGATCTACTTCCGACCGAAGATGGTAAAGGACATGCGCATCGACGGTGTGCGGCATTCATTGAAGAGACCACAATTCTCCGTGACGCAACTGGTACGGAAGTTGTGTGTGACATTGACAAGATCCCCAAGGCTCGCCTGGGCCTTAAATGTCTCTTTTGTCGCGAAGTCCGCGGTGCCTGCTTCCAGTGTAACTTCGGCAAATGCACGCGCGCTTATCATGCAACCTGTGCCCTTTTGGCAGGTGTTCAAGTTGAACACGGCGCGATTGCTGTGATTGCCGATGATGGCACGCAATACTCAATTCCGAGTGTTGATTTAAAATGCAAATTCCATCGTCAGAAGCGCCCGAATGGAGTCCTGGGCGAATCGTCTGATGTGGATCGTCGGGTAATCGAATCGGCTCGTCGTCTGGTGCAAGGAAACTTAATCCAGTTTCAGGCTGATAAGGAGATCAATGGTGCCATTGTTCTTGAAAATCGACCCTCGGAGCGGAGTCTCTTGCTCAAGGTCCTCCCAAGGGG AGATGTGATTGAAATGCCTTATCGCTGGATGCTCGTTGTCCGCAAGAGCAATTTCACACCCCTGGCGCTAGGAATTCAACCCCTCCCAGCCCACCTAGCGCGAAAACCCGAACAGCGAAAAGAGTTAGAATCAGCGGTACCGGCGGCAGGCAGTGCATTTGGCGATTCACGATCTCCCTATCAGTGGGCCGAATTTGAGACGGTGGATGGAACTAGGAACCAATTTGCCCCACTCCGCACGGTCAACCTTCAGGGTGAGCAGATGTGGTATTATTTGGGCATGCAGTCCACCGAAAGTAGGGCACAGTATACACACAACCCTAGCGTGTCCGTCCACAACCCTCGGGCCAATTTCCTCGATAGCGTCAAGTCGGTTGGCATGGGTGTCAGCGCTCGTGCATCGAAGATCTCACCCCACCAATTTCATTATGCTGCCACCGCCCCTGCCCCTCTTTACCAGCGAAACTTGACCCAAAGCCAAAACCAGCAAATTATTTACTCTTCGAATGCCAATCCCCCTCACCTACAATCCCGACCGCCCTCTTCTGCCTTGCAGCCCCTcgcccctccccctccccctccttTTGTCCCTGTTGCCGGTGCTGCTGCTGGTGCTCCAGCGATGCCGTCGGCCTTTCGAACTCTACCTCAGTCTGCCCGTCATGCCCCCTATCTTTCGGCCGTCAAGTCGCACGctcagcagcagcatcaCCTCCCATCCACCAATACTTTTGCCAACGTCCGGGAACTTATTGCTCGCCGCCGCTTAGCACAAATTACCGACCACGCCAATGTTTTTGCCGGATACACTATCGTCAGCCCCGAACTGGTGGTCGAGACTCTGTTGGGTCCTATGGGCTCAATACCACCGGCCAATGGCCTCGAGAAGCTGGAGCTAGCAATGGCCCAGCAACGGGTTCAGCCACGGGCTGCGGATGGGACTTTGCTGCCGCCTCAGACTCTGAACATGCGGTCGGAGGAGGTCACCCGGCTCCTTCAGATGCTGCGGTTTTCGCTGGTTAGCCACCGCGAGCGACTTGATGTTATTCAGAAGAAGGAGTTGGAGGGTATAAAACAGGAAACCGTTGATCGAGGTAGTGTGGCCGCTGCTAAGATGCCAGGAAAATATGCCTACCTTGATCAACAGCGGTCGCTAGCTCCCAACGTCTATCACTCTCCCTACAACATGCCGTCGGGTCTCTCTGAATATGCCAAGGCTACCTACGGATTGGTTCCTGCGGCAGACGACCCGCCCAAACCATCACTGGCGAACGATTACTTCAATCATTTGCCGCGGGAGTATCAAGAAACAATTTTAAAAGCCTGTGGTAGTTTCGTGCAACGAGCAATCCAACGGTCGACTAGTCACAGCCGGCAAAGTTCATCCTCAAATCTCCGGCTCTCGGCGGCTCTGGCACAACAAACGGAAAATCCGACAATTGACATCACCCCGGTGGAGGATCCTCCACTTCTGTCGGGTCTAGATATGCCGCTCCACGCAGATTCTCCATGCTCCAGTTTCGGTCGGTCGCATCTACGATTCCAGTCACCAAATGAGTTCCCCATCCACGGTCCAGATCCTCATCCAGATCACCACGATTTGTTCGGAGATCAGCAGTTGAATACCCGCTTCTGGCAGAACGGGCCATGGGTCGGCGGGGATGGTAACACTCCAAATGACGAGAACCGACCGTTCTTCGGACCACATATCTTCGGACCGCACGAACGACTCAAACATGACTATGCATCCTCCGACATATCCCTGGGCAAGGGACCTGGATCCTTGCACTCTGTCGATATGGCAGGCTTTGGCCCGGACTTGAACGATGACCTCGGACTAAGTCCATAG